The Verrucomicrobiota bacterium sequence TGCCATCGTGGACACGCCCAACGCCAATTTTGCCTCGCAGATTTGGCGCAATAGTTTCCATCTTACCCTGAAGGAGATGGGGCATGAGTTGGTCGAGTTCGATTATGATTTGACCGAGACCATGCGGAAACTGGATCCGTCGGATCCGTCTCAAGCCGCGTATATTGCCACTAATAGGCCGCGCCTGAGCGAAGCCTTAGTAAGACAGCTACGCCGTCTTCACGAGCAAAAGCCGGTGGCTCTCATGTTTAGTTATTTTTATGATGCCTGTATCATGCCGGAGGCAATTGAGGCGATTAAAGCCATGGGCATCGTGACGGTCAATTGGTATTGCAACGCGTCACATCAGTTTCATCTCATTGAGAAAACAAGCCCGCAGTACGATTATATTTTAACGCCGGAGCGGCATCGGATTCCTGATTATCTGCGGATTGGTGCCCGGCCGATTTATTGTCAAATGGCGGCGAATCCGTCCATTTACCGGGCGTATGATTTACCCCGGGAATACGATTTGACCTTCGTCGGTCAAGCGTATGGCGATCGCCCCGAGTATATCCGGCAGTTGCTGCAGGCTGGCTTGGGTGTTCGCGTGTGGGGGGAGAATTGGAACTATTTTTCCCCCAATCCCATATCGCCGGAAAAATGGAATGCCCAACGAGTTTGGCGCGGTCTTCGACGCCGTGCAGCCAAATATAAGGACATTTTTATGGCGTCTCCGCTCTTGCAGAGAGATGCAGATCCTATTTCGCCAACTGTTGTCAGTGCGCCGCACGTCGCGCTGCCGGGCGGTATCATCGGTGGCGTTTTGTCGGATGAGGAAATGATCAAACTCTATAGCCGCTCCAAGATTAACCTTGGGTTTTCTTCCTGCGGAGAAACCCACCGTACAAATCAGCGCATACAGCAGGTGCGGTTGAGAGACTTCGAGGTTCCAATGAGTGGCGGGTTCTACCTGGCGGAGTACTTTGATGAGCTTGAGAACTTTTTTGAAATCGGGAAAGAAATCGTTTGCTTTAGAAATGCCGACGAGTTGATTGAAAAGGCCACTTATTACCTGAGTCATGACGAAGAACGGGAGCGCATACGGATAGCCGGGTTGGAGCGCAGTCGCCGAGACCACACCTGGCAGAAGCGACTGGAAGTAGCGTTTAAGGAGATGGGATTAGCGTCTCGGTAATATGGTGTCCGACTCTCATCCACAGGTCTCGGTAATCATGCCGGTTTATAATGGTGAACCGTTTTTGCGAGCCGGCATCGCGAGCATTTTGGGGCAAACATGGGGAGACTTCGAGTTGTTGGCAATTGATGACGGGTCTGCGGATGCGAGTTGGGCGACGCTTAAATCCATTGGTGACCCACGGGTGCGCTGTTTTAAGCAGCCCAAGAATCAAGGACCAGCAGCGGCTCGCAACCTTGGTCTTCAGGAAGCGCGGGGCCGTTACATTGCGTTTTTTGATTGCGATGATCTTGCCAGTTCTGACCGGTTGGCATTACAAGTTGGTTATTTGGAGCAACATTCTGAATGCGGCATGGTCAATGGTTGGGTGCAGAACATGAACGATCAAGGCGATCCCACCGGAACTGCTTATGGATTTAAGGGCGCTTCGGCACAATTGGCGGCAACGCTGTTATTTTATAATTGTCTGAGCACTTCGACGTTTATATGTCGGCGGGAATGTGTGGCGCAAGAACGTTTTGACGTCACTTTGGCGGTTGCCTCGGATTATGAATTTTGGTCGCGTCTGGTGGTTTCATATATGGGTTATGTGGTACCCAAGGTGCTCACTTGGTATCGGGAACATCCGCAAAATTTGACGCATCGGAAAAGGGATCAGGCCACGGATTGCCTGGAGCGTATCATGAGCAGACAGTTATTCCGCTTGGGCATTGAGCCAACAGCGGAGGAAATGGCAGTGCATTTGCGAATGATGCAGTTTCACCACGGAACCGCTCAAAGCGCGGTGATGTTGGCGGAAGAATGGCTGCTAAAGATTGATGCAGGCAATCAGCAACACGGGGTTTATCAGTCTAACCCGCTCCGCCAAATTCTTTATGAACGTTGGTATCAGGTTTGTCATAGTGCCGGGGGGGTGGGGTTCTGGACTTGGCGGGCATTCAACCGTTCCGCCTTGCGCGCGTATGGCCAGCCGACCTTGAAAGAGCGATATGAACTGGTGCGCCTGGTAACACGGGGTGCTTTGAAAAACACACTGTACGGCAAACCACCGTCCTGTTCTTCACAAATCGCATAACCATGTGTGGCATAGCTGGCATTGTGGCCCTCGCCGCAGAAACGTATCGTCCCCGGCTTGAGGGGATGATCCAGGCGCTCAAGCATCGTGGGCCTGATGATGATGGACGTCATTTTTTTACCACGTGCGCGCTGGGACACACACGCTTGAGCATTGTGGATCTAGGCGGTGGACAGCAGCCCATGGTGACCGCAGGTGGCCAGGTCGCCATTAGTTTCAACGGTGAAATCTATGGGTACAAAGCCCTGCGTCAGGAGTTGTCCCCGTATCCGTTCCGGACGGTCGGCGATACGGAGGTGATTCTGGCCATGTATGAGCGCGACGGAGCAGATATGATGCCGCGACTACCAGGCATGTTCGCGTTTGCCATTTGGGATGATCGCCGGCGGGAGTTATTTTGCGCGCGCGATCGGTTTGGCGAAAAGCCGTTTTATTATGCGATCGGCCGGGCTGGGGAATTTATTTTCGCCTCAGAAATCAAAGCAATTCTAGCGACCGGCTTGATTGAACCAGAGTTTAACCCGGAGGCGTTGTGCGATTACCTGCGGCGTGGGTATGTCAATCCCAACCGGACCATTTACCGCAATGTATGCACTCTGCCTCCCGCGCATCAACTATTGTGGAAACAGGGAACCGTGGAAGTAAAACGTTATTGGAAACTGCCGGAGACGGTGGAATCCATTTCCCTGGCAGAAGCAACGGAACAATTTCGGCATTTATTCGATCAGGCGGTGGCACGGCAATTGGTGGCGGATGTGCCGGTTGGTACGTTTCTCAGTGGCGGGTTGGATTCCAGCACTATTGTGGCAGTCGCCGCCAAGAATCATCCGCAATGCCGCACCTTTTCGTTTGGTTTTGGCAAGTCCATTAATGAACTTCCGT is a genomic window containing:
- a CDS encoding glycosyltransferase → MRIFYAIVDTPNANFASQIWRNSFHLTLKEMGHELVEFDYDLTETMRKLDPSDPSQAAYIATNRPRLSEALVRQLRRLHEQKPVALMFSYFYDACIMPEAIEAIKAMGIVTVNWYCNASHQFHLIEKTSPQYDYILTPERHRIPDYLRIGARPIYCQMAANPSIYRAYDLPREYDLTFVGQAYGDRPEYIRQLLQAGLGVRVWGENWNYFSPNPISPEKWNAQRVWRGLRRRAAKYKDIFMASPLLQRDADPISPTVVSAPHVALPGGIIGGVLSDEEMIKLYSRSKINLGFSSCGETHRTNQRIQQVRLRDFEVPMSGGFYLAEYFDELENFFEIGKEIVCFRNADELIEKATYYLSHDEERERIRIAGLERSRRDHTWQKRLEVAFKEMGLASR
- a CDS encoding glycosyltransferase family 2 protein, with the translated sequence MVSDSHPQVSVIMPVYNGEPFLRAGIASILGQTWGDFELLAIDDGSADASWATLKSIGDPRVRCFKQPKNQGPAAARNLGLQEARGRYIAFFDCDDLASSDRLALQVGYLEQHSECGMVNGWVQNMNDQGDPTGTAYGFKGASAQLAATLLFYNCLSTSTFICRRECVAQERFDVTLAVASDYEFWSRLVVSYMGYVVPKVLTWYREHPQNLTHRKRDQATDCLERIMSRQLFRLGIEPTAEEMAVHLRMMQFHHGTAQSAVMLAEEWLLKIDAGNQQHGVYQSNPLRQILYERWYQVCHSAGGVGFWTWRAFNRSALRAYGQPTLKERYELVRLVTRGALKNTLYGKPPSCSSQIA